One segment of Pseudomonas pohangensis DNA contains the following:
- a CDS encoding GGDEF domain-containing protein gives MKAPDLPANEEARLLALRQLDILDTPAEERFDRLARMARRLFDAPIALVTLIDRDRQWFKAASAPDEYENPGQVPREITFCGHTIAQEKVLVIPDTLADGRFADNPMVAGPPNIRFYAGCSVTDGHNHNVGTICILDRTPRDFSAEDMALLRDLGAMVERELLAIHMATIDDLTGIANRRGFMTMAQHALQLCQRQKVPASLAFLDLNKFKQINDRFGHAEGDQALRFFAAQLREHYRESDLCARLGGDEFVVLLTNTDITRANELTGRLSAALQASALQATTEGAEAASYHLSFCHGVVEYDAQRHASIEHLLEDGDRLMYQDKKR, from the coding sequence GTGAAAGCGCCAGACCTTCCCGCCAACGAAGAAGCACGCCTGCTGGCACTGCGCCAACTGGACATCCTCGACACGCCGGCGGAAGAACGCTTTGACCGCCTGGCACGCATGGCGCGGCGCCTGTTTGATGCACCCATTGCCCTGGTCACCCTGATTGACCGCGACCGCCAATGGTTCAAGGCAGCCAGCGCCCCGGACGAGTATGAAAACCCGGGACAGGTGCCGCGTGAAATAACCTTCTGCGGCCACACCATTGCCCAGGAAAAAGTGCTGGTGATTCCCGATACCCTTGCCGATGGGCGCTTTGCCGACAATCCGATGGTCGCCGGCCCGCCCAATATCCGCTTCTATGCCGGCTGCTCGGTCACCGACGGGCACAACCACAATGTCGGCACCATCTGCATTCTTGACCGGACGCCCAGGGACTTCAGCGCCGAAGACATGGCGCTGTTGCGCGATCTGGGGGCCATGGTCGAGCGTGAGCTGCTAGCTATCCACATGGCCACGATTGACGACCTCACCGGCATCGCCAACCGTCGCGGCTTCATGACCATGGCCCAACATGCACTGCAGCTGTGCCAGAGGCAGAAAGTCCCGGCATCGCTGGCATTCCTTGACCTCAACAAGTTCAAGCAGATCAATGACCGCTTTGGCCATGCCGAGGGCGACCAGGCGCTCAGGTTCTTCGCCGCACAGCTGCGCGAGCACTACCGCGAATCCGACCTGTGCGCACGCCTGGGCGGTGACGAGTTTGTCGTATTGCTGACCAACACCGACATTACCCGGGCCAATGAACTGACCGGACGTTTGTCCGCGGCCCTGCAGGCATCAGCGCTGCAGGCCACCACGGAGGGCGCGGAAGCAGCTTCCTACCACCTGTCGTTCTGCCATGGCGTGGTCGAATACGATGCACAAAGACACGCTTCCATCGAGCACTTGCTCGAAGACGGTGATCGCTTGATGTATCAGGACAAAAAACGCTGA
- a CDS encoding helix-turn-helix domain-containing protein: protein MPAPSSPWLQLRRQLGVMPLVSAAIKGATPLYAERYLMHSARESLTALPTLLLLVHLGGASVTDARQEGSGAQYIQSLSLLVPPGVSTDWVFAGAVHVAAFHFTGVRLPALQDLLHKLGAAGQPFPFSDPLVSAAARQLVDELQHGSAADTAFVERLAAIMVEQLLRVASGVAGSRLNPAALHLGRMTSVLQWLQENLHGQLTTQVLAEKAGVSTSHFRRLFADSLGMTPHRYVTQLRLQRVSELLTGTDLPIARIASECGFDSQSHMTTSFSRVHGLTPARFRRQAARLSGAAAD, encoded by the coding sequence ATGCCAGCGCCCAGCAGTCCGTGGCTCCAGCTGCGCCGGCAACTCGGTGTCATGCCGCTGGTGAGTGCTGCCATCAAGGGTGCAACACCGCTGTATGCCGAGCGTTATCTGATGCACAGCGCCCGTGAGTCCCTGACAGCGTTGCCAACCCTGCTGCTGTTGGTGCATCTGGGCGGTGCGTCGGTTACCGATGCACGTCAGGAAGGCTCGGGCGCGCAGTACATCCAGAGCCTTTCGTTGCTGGTGCCACCCGGGGTTTCGACTGACTGGGTGTTTGCCGGTGCGGTGCATGTCGCCGCCTTCCATTTCACCGGGGTCCGCCTGCCTGCCCTGCAGGATTTGCTGCACAAACTCGGTGCGGCAGGCCAGCCGTTTCCGTTCAGCGATCCCCTGGTCAGTGCCGCCGCCCGGCAACTGGTCGATGAGTTGCAGCATGGCAGCGCCGCCGACACGGCATTCGTCGAACGGCTGGCTGCGATCATGGTCGAGCAATTGCTGCGGGTGGCCAGCGGTGTGGCCGGTAGCCGGCTGAATCCTGCAGCGCTGCATCTGGGGCGCATGACCAGCGTGCTGCAATGGCTGCAGGAAAACCTGCATGGCCAGCTGACCACCCAGGTGCTGGCGGAGAAGGCCGGGGTCAGTACCTCGCACTTCCGCCGCCTGTTTGCCGACTCGCTGGGCATGACTCCGCACCGCTACGTGACGCAATTGCGCCTGCAGCGGGTGAGCGAGTTACTGACCGGGACCGATCTGCCAATAGCGCGGATTGCCAGCGAGTGCGGCTTTGATTCGCAGAGCCATATGACCACCAGCTTCAGCCGTGTGCACGGGCTGACCCCGGCGCGCTTTCGGCGTCAGGCGGCGCGCTTATCGGGTGCTGCTGCCGATTGA
- a CDS encoding OmpW/AlkL family protein: MRALPPPRPVRHSSGWLYALLILLPGLCPAAAASESPWFATLGVSTISFTSSADLQGPQGRIPGAAIDIPDTQTLVAELGYALTPAVDLRFLLGVPPNLKAEGRGSLQAAGTLLEARIAPAMLSVTYQFNQDGRIRPYIGAGVAYIMFLNTQDGALDNAQADDRFGQVLQAGVDIPLDASWSLVLDARQLYWKTTASGNATSFGGMPVSADLEPDPLMFTLGLSRRF; this comes from the coding sequence ATGCGCGCCCTCCCCCCGCCCCGCCCGGTACGGCACAGCAGCGGATGGCTGTATGCCCTGCTGATTCTGCTGCCGGGCCTCTGTCCTGCGGCGGCGGCCAGCGAGTCGCCGTGGTTTGCCACACTGGGCGTGAGCACCATCAGCTTCACTTCCAGCGCCGACCTGCAAGGCCCGCAAGGCAGGATCCCCGGTGCCGCCATCGATATTCCCGACACCCAGACGCTGGTCGCCGAACTTGGCTACGCGCTCACGCCGGCGGTGGATCTGCGCTTTCTGCTTGGCGTTCCACCCAACCTGAAAGCCGAAGGCCGCGGTTCGCTGCAAGCCGCCGGCACCCTGCTCGAAGCGAGGATTGCCCCGGCCATGCTCAGTGTCACTTACCAGTTCAATCAAGATGGCAGGATTCGGCCCTACATCGGTGCCGGCGTCGCCTACATCATGTTCCTCAACACGCAGGATGGCGCGCTGGACAATGCCCAGGCCGATGACCGCTTTGGCCAGGTGCTCCAGGCCGGCGTAGACATTCCGCTGGACGCGAGCTGGTCGCTGGTCCTGGATGCGCGCCAGCTGTACTGGAAAACCACCGCCAGCGGCAACGCCACGAGCTTCGGCGGCATGCCGGTCAGCGCCGACCTCGAACCCGATCCGCTAATGTTTACCCTGGGTCTGTCGCGGCGCTTCTGA
- a CDS encoding P-loop NTPase family protein, which produces MRIAILGNSGSGKSTLARWLAQQGAAALLDLDSVAWEPGQIAVARPAAVAEAEVRRFCASHADWVVEGCYAKLIQVTLDFAPRLILLNPGLAQCLDNCRARPWEPHKFASKAEQDQHLAFLLDWVADYYQRDGEMSLAAHAKLFAGYPGTKHELRQQPQLQPAEAQILAWTR; this is translated from the coding sequence ATGCGCATCGCCATTCTCGGCAACTCCGGCTCCGGCAAATCGACACTGGCGCGCTGGCTGGCGCAGCAAGGTGCGGCGGCATTGCTGGATCTGGATAGCGTGGCCTGGGAGCCGGGGCAGATTGCCGTGGCCCGGCCGGCCGCAGTGGCCGAGGCCGAGGTGCGCAGGTTCTGCGCCAGCCACGCGGACTGGGTGGTCGAAGGCTGTTACGCCAAGCTGATCCAGGTGACTCTGGACTTCGCGCCTCGGCTGATACTGCTCAATCCCGGGCTGGCACAGTGCCTCGACAATTGCCGGGCACGGCCGTGGGAGCCGCACAAGTTCGCCAGCAAAGCCGAACAGGATCAGCATCTGGCGTTCCTGCTGGACTGGGTCGCCGACTATTACCAGCGCGACGGCGAGATGTCGCTGGCAGCGCATGCCAAGCTGTTTGCCGGTTATCCGGGGACAAAGCACGAACTCCGCCAGCAACCCCAATTGCAGCCTGCCGAAGCGCAGATACTGGCCTGGACCCGTTGA
- a CDS encoding MAPEG family protein, giving the protein MPVTSPILGPVVALVAWSMLIWLWMYVTRIPAMRRMRMQLDPNAPRGEQMSQLPASVRWKADNYNHLMEQPTLFYAICLTLALLGMGDGSNLLLAWAYVGLRVLHSLVQALGNRIEVRFALFMLGSLALIGLTVNAARALL; this is encoded by the coding sequence ATGCCCGTTACCAGCCCGATTCTCGGCCCCGTGGTAGCCCTCGTCGCCTGGTCGATGCTGATCTGGTTGTGGATGTACGTCACGCGCATTCCGGCCATGCGCCGGATGCGCATGCAGCTCGACCCGAATGCCCCGCGCGGCGAGCAGATGAGCCAGCTGCCGGCGTCCGTGCGCTGGAAGGCCGACAACTACAACCACCTGATGGAACAGCCGACGCTGTTCTATGCCATCTGCCTGACCCTCGCCCTGCTCGGCATGGGCGATGGCAGCAACCTGCTGCTGGCCTGGGCCTATGTCGGCCTGCGCGTGCTGCACAGCCTGGTGCAGGCGCTGGGCAACCGGATCGAGGTGCGCTTTGCGCTATTCATGCTCGGTTCCCTGGCGCTGATCGGCCTGACGGTCAACGCGGCACGGGCACTGCTGTAG
- a CDS encoding PilT/PilU family type 4a pilus ATPase produces MENQNATQAAPDVYSYLQQLHEQGGSDLFLSVGITGQIKVEGITRAVNAHVLRSGEVKLMAYQLMTQRQRADFERDLEMNLAVSVTDTARFRVNVYYQRGEVSMVVRMIQSKIPAIAELGLPAQLEKLAMLDRGLILVVGAAGSGKSTTLAAMLEHRNQQRSGHIICIEDPIEYIHRHKLSVIDQREVGLDTHSFSEALRNVLREAPDVIMLGEIRDLDTMQNALHYAETGHLCLATLHGTSTTHALERVVRFFPEESRKQILADLAQNLVAVIGQRLLPAITQRRAVAVELMLATAHIRDLIQRDLLNDLREAIGRAREQGLQTFDQHLFELYSAGKISVEEALRHADSRTDLTLRIKLGRQVSSDDLPFHMQGEDEGEGRR; encoded by the coding sequence ATGGAAAATCAGAACGCAACGCAAGCGGCACCGGACGTTTACAGCTATCTGCAGCAGCTGCATGAGCAGGGCGGTTCCGACCTGTTTCTGAGCGTCGGTATCACCGGGCAGATCAAGGTCGAAGGCATCACCCGCGCGGTCAACGCACATGTATTGCGTAGCGGTGAAGTGAAGCTGATGGCCTATCAGTTGATGACCCAGCGCCAGCGGGCTGATTTCGAACGTGATCTGGAAATGAACCTGGCAGTCAGCGTGACCGACACCGCGCGCTTCCGGGTCAACGTCTACTACCAGCGCGGTGAGGTATCGATGGTGGTGCGCATGATCCAGAGCAAGATTCCGGCGATTGCCGAACTGGGCCTGCCGGCGCAGCTGGAAAAACTCGCCATGCTTGATCGCGGCCTGATCCTGGTGGTCGGCGCTGCCGGCTCCGGCAAATCCACCACTCTGGCGGCGATGCTCGAGCACCGCAACCAGCAAAGATCCGGGCATATCATCTGTATCGAGGATCCGATCGAATACATACACCGGCACAAGCTGTCGGTGATTGACCAGCGCGAGGTCGGGCTGGATACCCACAGCTTCTCCGAGGCCCTGCGCAACGTGCTGCGGGAGGCGCCGGACGTGATCATGCTCGGTGAAATCCGCGATCTGGACACCATGCAGAATGCCCTGCACTACGCCGAGACCGGCCACCTGTGCCTGGCGACCCTGCACGGCACCAGCACCACCCATGCGCTGGAGCGGGTCGTGCGCTTCTTTCCCGAGGAGTCGCGCAAGCAGATCCTCGCCGACCTGGCGCAGAACCTGGTGGCGGTTATCGGCCAGCGCCTGCTGCCGGCCATCACCCAGCGCCGCGCGGTCGCCGTGGAGTTGATGCTGGCTACCGCGCATATCCGTGACCTGATCCAGCGTGACTTGCTCAACGACCTGCGCGAGGCCATCGGCCGCGCCCGCGAGCAGGGTTTGCAGACCTTCGACCAGCATCTGTTCGAGCTCTATTCGGCCGGCAAGATTTCCGTGGAAGAGGCCTTGCGCCACGCCGATTCGCGCACCGACCTGACCCTGCGCATCAAGCTCGGCCGGCAGGTCAGCAGCGATGATCTGCCGTTTCATATGCAGGGCGAGGATGAGGGCGAGGGCAGACGCTGA
- the recC gene encoding exodeoxyribonuclease V subunit gamma: protein MLSLYHAPDLESLGELACTLLAQPLREPLAPALVVVPSQGMGRWLTLQLARSQGIAMQLEVQLPAKFVWDLSRQVLGELPEQSAFSPGTLGWRIYDWLCEPAHCAQAPRLAHYLQGGDERRRLSLAGRIADVFDQYLLYRDDWLAAWERNQLLDLGPDEAWQALLWRELTRDGHPHRARLLDDLLRRLADPAAIAGLPERVLVFGISSLPPHHLRVLQGLAQHCEVILFALSPCREVWGDIRDIRELARRPELNPDDWYLDVGNPLLASLGKQGRDFFDSLFSLASEEGAVEIGLYSQDADLHDSSLLRAIQNDILCLRTRQPEQRMTLREDDRSLEVHCAHSPLREVEILHDQLLARFAADPQLTPDQVVVLTPDIERYAPYIEAVFSARSGASREGVPRIPFSLADRNQRAEIPLLEAFLNLLALPDSRFSAEELLTWLEQPALAARAGIDDSELPLLRDWLREAGVRWGRDAEHRQQLGLPADNAFTWRQGLDRLLLGFAAPPQLAGSAAPLLGDCWPLDALEGARAQLLGRLAAFVERLATLAQSLQAERSLAQWADSLQALIDQLFDERLAGDTLLVLSKACAALHEQAVASGISRPLPLALIRQQLTAALEQGSSASGFLTGAVTFCNMVPMRSLPFALVCLLGLDDGALPRRNPAAGFDLISRKPRHGDRARRLDDRYLLLETLLSARQGLYLSYVGRDPRDNASLPPSVLLSELLEVVDQTAFRPVATDLRRSGLARDPGQAEASRASPLLQEQKASEQLTINHPLQPFSADNFASSGAQRSYASAWFRAAERLAAAPLECPPAFIERLAEPDASWLQIEPADLLECFRHPAKFLLQKRLGLRLPDAEDGIAADEPFVVDGLVQWRLRELALQAMERGWSEAQERRIAHSAGWLPSGELGNVLWGEQRGPVRAFAPRLFEARPDEAPQPLLIDVQLAGVRIHGWLDGVTRFGLFEWRLKQPGARDLAKFWLRHLLLNCAAGAGIERDSLLISPDGDWQLGPLDDPQALLEPWLAAYREALCTPLPFFTRSSHAYAKALCTPSPKARKEPLDAARDNARAAWLGNEHSDFGGEADDPWNALAFRDREALGEPFAALAEQLLGPALKAIAGQEEQA, encoded by the coding sequence ATGCTCAGCCTCTATCACGCCCCTGATCTGGAAAGCCTCGGTGAACTGGCGTGTACGCTGCTCGCCCAACCGCTGCGCGAACCGCTGGCTCCGGCGCTGGTGGTGGTGCCGAGTCAGGGCATGGGCCGCTGGCTGACCCTGCAACTGGCGCGCAGCCAGGGCATTGCCATGCAGCTCGAGGTGCAGCTGCCGGCGAAGTTTGTCTGGGATCTGTCGCGCCAGGTACTCGGTGAGCTGCCCGAACAATCGGCGTTCAGTCCGGGCACTCTGGGCTGGCGCATCTACGACTGGCTGTGTGAGCCCGCGCACTGCGCACAGGCACCGCGCCTGGCGCATTACCTGCAGGGCGGCGACGAGCGCCGGCGGCTGTCGCTGGCCGGGCGAATTGCCGACGTGTTCGACCAGTACCTGCTGTACCGCGACGACTGGCTGGCCGCCTGGGAACGCAACCAGTTGCTCGACCTCGGCCCCGACGAAGCCTGGCAGGCACTGCTCTGGCGCGAACTGACCAGGGACGGCCACCCGCACCGGGCGCGTCTGCTCGACGACCTGCTGCGCCGTCTGGCTGACCCGGCAGCCATCGCCGGATTGCCCGAGCGCGTGCTGGTGTTCGGCATCAGCAGCCTGCCGCCGCATCACCTGCGTGTGCTGCAAGGTCTGGCGCAGCACTGCGAGGTCATCCTGTTCGCCCTCAGCCCGTGCCGCGAGGTCTGGGGTGACATCCGCGATATTCGTGAGCTGGCCAGGCGCCCGGAACTGAACCCGGACGACTGGTATCTGGATGTGGGCAACCCGCTGCTGGCCAGTCTGGGCAAACAGGGCCGGGACTTTTTCGACAGCCTGTTCAGTCTGGCCAGCGAGGAAGGCGCCGTGGAAATCGGCCTCTATTCGCAGGACGCCGACCTGCACGACAGTAGCCTGCTACGCGCCATACAGAACGACATCCTCTGTCTGCGCACGCGCCAGCCGGAGCAGCGCATGACGCTGCGCGAGGACGACCGCTCGCTGGAGGTGCACTGCGCCCACTCGCCGCTGCGCGAAGTGGAAATCCTGCATGACCAGTTGCTCGCGCGCTTTGCCGCAGACCCGCAGCTGACCCCCGATCAGGTAGTGGTGCTGACCCCGGATATCGAGCGCTATGCGCCTTATATCGAGGCGGTCTTTTCAGCCAGAAGCGGGGCCTCCCGTGAGGGCGTGCCACGGATTCCCTTCAGCCTCGCCGACCGCAACCAGCGTGCGGAAATTCCCTTGCTGGAAGCCTTCCTCAATCTGCTGGCGCTGCCCGACAGCCGCTTCAGCGCCGAGGAACTGCTGACCTGGCTGGAGCAACCGGCGCTGGCCGCCCGTGCCGGCATCGACGACAGCGAGCTGCCGCTGCTGCGCGACTGGCTGCGCGAGGCCGGAGTGCGCTGGGGCCGCGACGCCGAACACCGGCAGCAACTCGGTCTGCCCGCGGATAACGCCTTCACCTGGCGCCAGGGCCTGGATCGCCTGCTGCTGGGTTTTGCCGCACCGCCGCAACTGGCCGGCAGCGCCGCACCGCTGCTCGGCGACTGCTGGCCACTGGATGCGCTGGAAGGTGCCCGCGCCCAGCTGCTCGGACGGCTGGCGGCCTTTGTCGAGCGTCTGGCCACGCTGGCGCAAAGCCTGCAGGCCGAACGCAGTCTGGCGCAATGGGCCGACAGCCTGCAGGCGCTGATCGACCAGCTGTTCGATGAACGGCTGGCCGGTGACACCCTGCTGGTACTGAGCAAGGCCTGCGCCGCCCTGCACGAACAGGCAGTGGCCAGCGGCATCAGCCGGCCACTGCCGCTGGCGCTGATCCGCCAGCAACTTACTGCAGCACTGGAGCAAGGCAGCAGCGCGTCGGGCTTTCTCACCGGCGCGGTGACCTTCTGCAACATGGTGCCGATGCGCAGCCTGCCGTTTGCCCTGGTCTGCCTGCTCGGTCTGGATGACGGCGCGCTGCCACGGCGCAACCCGGCCGCCGGCTTCGATCTGATCAGCCGCAAGCCACGACATGGCGACCGCGCACGGCGGCTGGATGACCGCTACCTGCTACTGGAAACCCTGCTCTCGGCACGCCAGGGCCTGTACCTGAGTTACGTCGGCCGTGACCCGCGCGACAACGCCTCCTTGCCGCCCTCGGTGCTGCTCAGCGAGTTGCTCGAAGTGGTTGACCAGACCGCGTTTCGCCCTGTTGCCACCGATCTACGTAGGAGCGGGCTTGCCCGCGATCCCGGCCAAGCAGAAGCATCGCGGGCAAGCCCGCTCCTACAGGAGCAGAAAGCCAGTGAGCAGCTGACCATCAACCACCCGCTGCAGCCGTTTTCTGCCGACAACTTCGCCAGCAGCGGCGCCCAACGCAGTTACGCCAGCGCCTGGTTCCGCGCTGCCGAACGCTTGGCTGCCGCGCCGCTGGAGTGCCCGCCAGCGTTCATCGAGCGGCTGGCGGAACCGGATGCCAGCTGGCTGCAGATCGAGCCGGCGGATCTGCTCGAGTGCTTCCGTCATCCGGCAAAATTTCTGCTACAAAAACGTCTCGGCCTGCGCCTGCCAGATGCCGAGGACGGTATTGCTGCCGACGAGCCGTTTGTGGTCGACGGGCTGGTGCAATGGCGCCTGCGCGAACTGGCGCTGCAGGCGATGGAGCGTGGCTGGAGTGAAGCGCAGGAACGGCGGATTGCCCACTCGGCCGGCTGGCTGCCCAGCGGCGAGCTGGGCAATGTGCTGTGGGGCGAGCAGCGCGGGCCGGTACGCGCCTTTGCCCCACGGCTGTTCGAAGCGCGCCCGGACGAGGCGCCGCAACCGCTGCTCATCGACGTGCAACTGGCCGGGGTGCGCATCCACGGCTGGCTCGACGGCGTGACCCGCTTCGGCCTGTTCGAATGGCGGCTGAAACAACCCGGAGCCAGGGACCTGGCGAAATTCTGGCTGCGCCACCTGCTGCTCAACTGCGCGGCCGGCGCGGGAATCGAACGCGACAGCCTGCTGATCAGCCCTGACGGCGACTGGCAACTTGGCCCGCTGGATGACCCGCAGGCGCTGCTCGAACCCTGGCTGGCGGCTTACCGCGAAGCACTCTGCACGCCGCTGCCGTTCTTCACCAGAAGCAGCCATGCCTATGCCAAAGCCCTGTGCACGCCCTCGCCCAAAGCGCGCAAAGAACCGCTGGATGCCGCCCGCGACAATGCCCGGGCTGCCTGGTTGGGCAACGAACACAGTGACTTCGGCGGCGAGGCCGACGACCCCTGGAATGCCCTGGCCTTTCGCGACCGTGAAGCCCTCGGTGAACCTTTTGCAGCGCTGGCCGAACAACTGCTCGGCCCGGCGCTCAAGGCCATCGCCGGTCAGGAGGAGCAAGCATGA